A single Asterias rubens chromosome 13, eAstRub1.3, whole genome shotgun sequence DNA region contains:
- the LOC117298931 gene encoding ras-related protein Rab-6A isoform X2: MSSAGDFGNPLRKFKLVFLGEQSVGKTSLITRFMYDSFDNTYQATIGIDFLSKTMYLEDRTVRLQLWDTAGQERFRSLIPSYIRDSTVAVVVYDITNANSFHQTSKWIDDVRTERGSDVIIMLVGNKTDLGDKRQVSRDEGERKANELNVLFIETSAKAGYNVKQLFRRVAAALPGMETTEPKNTGDMIEVKLEKTPSQDPQQQEGGCAC, encoded by the exons ATGTCTTCTGCGGGAGACTTTGGTAATCCTTTGAGGAAATTCAAGCTGGTTTTTCTCGGCGAACAGAGCG tGGGCAAGACATCTCTCATCACAAGATTTATGTACGACAGTTTTGACAACACATACCAG GCAACCATCGGCATAGATTTCTTGTCTAAGACGATGTACCTGGAGGACAGGACGGTGAGACTTCAGCTTTGGGATACGGCGGGGCAGGAAAGGTTTCGCAGCCTCATCCCAAGCTATATCAGAGATTCAACAGTCGCAGTGGTAGTCTACGATATAACAA ATGCGAACTCATTTCACCAGACGTCAAAATGGATTGATGATGTCCGGACAGAGAGGGGGAGTGATGTCATCATTATGCTAGTCGGAAACAAGACAGACCTGGGAGACAAAAG GCAAGTGTCGCGAGATGAAGGAGAAAGAAAAGCAAACGAACTCAATGTATTGTTTATCGAGACGAGCGCCAAGGCCGGCTACAATGTCAAACAG CTATTCCGCAGAGTAGCAGCCGCCCTACCAGGAATGGAGACAACAGAACCTAAGAACACTGGAGACA TGATTGAAGTCAAACTAGAAAAGACCCCGTCACAGGATCCCCAACAGCAAGAAGGTGGATGTGCATGCTGA
- the LOC117298890 gene encoding interleukin-1 receptor accessory protein-like 1 has product METAFKRPSTYTVLVTFIVTTFVVHYVAGSPLHKLYVHECLENQTEDGVLRFEETSNIEFALEKQFKELSCYAENFCTIKWMKDGKPIDKDLEQSLSFRGQVLRFESVEEKDGGVYTCVASGHNKSIQQDITFEVIKDCNENRPPINIQHRGCINTTADVGKNITFHCEYFVGKHTVQIISGSWFKNNNSTGLEFSSDASDNWFVLTSLPEGLDTQGTVFTTSASFSQMKGQDESSCECGCTPVFVVELNIWNVSDFAYGTYALWIDNDGQGIPKKITLFKAVTAPSVKVPVEDVMHIFVIPGACVVMILVVTALMWHRFATDIKLIYRDHVTITSEDAMKSYDVYLSYDWNSHVDSLFARHLVCYMQEKGYKVFWEINCLPGGGTDDNIVRALESSRRSVIIFSPDYLASRRIFDVIFSMDQAKHYKKEIIPIVYRDISNVTEETQSNLVKHVLSSRCLRFDQITTHPPNAVKKIVQKVLGDPRSEQSLHKELLLRLPRPNPTSQALSTSSEENFTTAEIRPYVSSRLSMTRYTEGQRQVYNQHHIEPLTVLETGQNAQRLYPSISRYVNLEVNI; this is encoded by the exons aTGGCGTTCTGCGATTTGAAGAGACTTCAAATATCGAATTTGCCCTggaaaaacaattcaaagagCTTAGCTGCTATGCAGAAAACTTCTGTACCATAAAATGGATGAAGGACGGAAAGCCTATAGATAAGGATCTTGAACAGTCATTGTCATTTCGGGGGCAGGTTTTGAGGTTTGAATCTGTCGAGGAGAAGGATGGAGGAGTTTATACTTGTGTAGCCTCCGGTCACAACAAGTCAATTCAACAGGACATTACCTTTGAGGTTATCAAAG ACTGTAACGAAAACCGTCCACCGATCAACATTCAGCATCGAGGTTGTATCAATACCACCGCCGATGTTGGCAAAAACATCACGTTCCATTGTGAATACTTTGTTGGTAAACACACTGTCCAGATTATATCCGGGAGCTGGTTCAAGAATAACAATTCCACTGGCTTAGAATTCTCGTCAGACGCTTCGGATAACTGGTTCGTTCTTACGAGTTTACCAGAAGGTCTTGATACGCAAGGGACAGTGTTTACAACTTCCGCCAGTTTTTCCCAAATGAAGGGTCAAGATGA GAGCAGTTGTGAATGTGGTTGCACACCAGTCTTTGTTGTGGAGCTGAATATATGGAACGTTTCCGACTTTGCCTATGGGACTTATGCACTATGGATCGACAACGATGGTCAGGGTATTCcgaaaaaaataacattattcAAAG CTGTTACAGCTCCGTCAGTTAAAGTGCCCGTTGAAGATGTGATGCACATCTTTGTTATTCCTGGGGCATGTGTGGTGATGATTTTAGTAGTCACTGCTTTGATGTGGCATCGATTCGCAACGGACATCAAGTTGATATACAGGGATCACGTGACTATTACCAGCGAAGACG CTATGAAAAGCTACGATGTCTACTTGTCTTACGATTGGAACAGTCATGTGGATAGTTTATTTGCCAGGCACCTCGTCTGCTACATGCAGGAAAAAGGTTACAAAGTATTCTGGGAAATTAACTGCCTTCCCGGCGGAG GCACGGATGATAACATTGTGAGAGCCTTGGAGAGCAGCAGGCGGTCCGTCATCATCTTCAGCCCAGATTATCTTGCCTCCCGACGCATTTTCGACGTCATCTTCTCCATGGACCAGGCCAAACACTACAAGAAGGAAATCATCCCGATCGTCTATCGAGATATCTCCAACGTTACGGAAGAAACTCAGAGTAATCTCGTGAAGCATGTCCTGTCATCCCGCTGTCTCCGCTTTGACCAGATCACGACACACCCCCCAAATGCCGTGAAGAAGATCGTCCAGAAGGTTTTGGGTGACCCACGGTCAGAGCAGTCGCTTCATAAAGAGCTGCTGTTGAGGTTACCCCGTCCTAATCCAACTTCCCAAGCTCTTTCCACCTCTTCTGAAGAAAACTTCACTACAGCTGAGATCCGACCATACGTTTCGTCAAGATTGAGTATGACAAGATATACTGAAGGACAGAGACAAGTCTATAATCAACACCATATTGAACCATTAACAGTCTTGGAAACAGGCCAAAACGCACAACGGCTCTATCCAAGTATAAGTAGATATGTAAATCTTGAGGTCAATATATag